The genomic interval CGCCCAGGCGCGCGAGGCCGAGAGTATCCGCAAGATGCTCTTGGCCATGGCCGACGACATCCGTGTCATTCTCATCAAGCTGGCCGACCGCATGCACAACATGCGAACTTTGCAGTATCACTCCAGCAAGGTCAAACAGCGCAAAATCGCCCAGGAAACCCTGGACATCTATGCTCCCATCGCTTCACGACTGGGTATCTTCTGGATCAAGAACGAATTGGAGAACATCGCCTTCAAGTACATCCATCCCGAAGAGTTTGAACGCATAGAGAGCCTGGTGGCCAAGGGCAAGGAGGAGCGGGATAAATACGTCGAAACCGTGAAGTCGTTCATCCGCAGGAAGATGGACGAGAACAGCCTGCATGGCGAGGTACTGGGAAGGTACAAGAATACCTACAGCATCTACCAGAAAATGATTCAGCAGAACCTCGAGTTCGAAGAGATTTACGACATCATCGCCTTTCGCATCATTCTGGACACCATCCCCCAGTGCTATGAAGCGTTGGGGCTGGTGCACGCCTTGTGGAAACCGATCGCCAAGAAGTTCAAAGACTATATCGGCATGCCCAAGCCCAATATGTACCAATCCCTGCATACCACCGTGATCGGTCCTTATGGCGAGCGCATGGAAATTCAGATCCGCACGCGCGACATGGACCAGGTGGCCAAGGCGGGCATTGCCGCGCACTGGAGTTACAAAGAGGGCAAGACCGCGGACCCCAAGACCGCCGAAGCCTTTGCCTGGGTCCAGAACATCGTCGAAAACCAGGCCAATATCAAAGATCCGGACGAGTTCCTCGAAAATGTGCGCATCGATCTCTTCCCCGACGATGTGTATGTGTTCACACCCAAAGGCCAGATCAAGTCCCTGCCTAAGGGTGCCACGCCCGTGGATTTTGCCTATGCGATTCATTCGGAGGTGGGCGATCAGTGTGTGGGGGCCAAGGTCAACGGACGCATGGTGCCGTTGAAATATCAGCTCCAGACCGGTGAAAGCGTCGCCGTCATCACCCAGAAAGGCCATCAGCCGAGCAAGGATTGGCTCAGCTTCGTCAAGACCGTCAAGGCGCGCTCCAAGATCCGTCAATGGATCAAGACCCAGGAAAAAGAGCGCAGCCTCACCCTGGGACGGGAAATGTGCGAAAAAGCCTTCCGCAAGGTGCGCATGAATTTCGCGGTGCTCAGCAAGTCGCCGGAGATGGACAAGGTGGTGGAGGATTTTGGTTTTAAGAACCTCGACGACCTCATCATCGCCGTGGGATACGGGAAAATCACGCCGTTGCAGCTGGTGCGCAAGCTGATGCCCAAGAGCGAGGAGAGCGACGAACACCACACCCTGCTCAACCGGCTCATGGACAAGGTGCGCAAAAAAAAGATCGGCAGCGGGGTGATCGTCAAGGGCGTGGATGACATGCTGGTGCGCTTCGGCAAGTGCTGCCAGCCGGTCCCGGGCGATCCCATCGTCGGTTTCATCACCCGCGGATTCGGCGTGACCGTGCATCGCGCCGGATGCGTCAATGTCATCAAGGCCAACCCCGAACGGCTCATCGAGGTGGAGTGGGATACCGCCACCCGTGAGCCGTTCCCCGTGAAAATTAAAATCCGCGCCATGGATCGTGTGGGGCTTCTGGCCGATGTGGCCGCCTGCATCAGTAAGGCCGGCGCCAACATCCTCAGCGCCAACACCCAGACCCTGGAGAACAAGGCGGTCAACAGTTTTTTTACCCTCGAAGTGGCCGATACGGAACAACTCACCCAGGTCATGGCCGGTCTCAAGAAGATCAGGCAGGTGATCGATGCCCAGCGCGTCAGCTAGGCTGCGCACGTTGCCGGCTATCCCGGCTGTGACATTCCTGTTGGTTTTGCTCTGGCTCTGGGGCCTGGCGGGCTGCTCTGCCGAGCGGGCCGCCGATCACACCGATACGGGCCGAGTCGGCATCCGGTCCGATGAGATTCTCGTCGGTGCATCGCTGGCACTGGAAGGCCATGCCAGCTATCTCGGTGTTCAAACCCTTCATGGCGCCTTGGCCTACCTGCACCATATCAACGATTCGGGCGGCGTATACGGTCGCCGGATCCGGGTTATCCACTACGATGACAGCTACGATCCGCCCCGCTGCGTCCTCAATACCCAGCGTCTTGTCATCGAAGACAAGGTGTTCGCCCTTTTTTGTTATGTGGGCACGCCGACCACGGTCAAAGTCATTCCACTGGTCCAGGAGGCGCGCATTCCGCTGGTGGGCATGTTCACCGGCGCCCAGGCCTTGCGGGATCCGGTCCATCGTTATTTGATCAATGTACGCGCCTCCTATTACCAGGAAACGGGTGCGGCCGTGGAATACCTGGTGGAAAAGCAAGGTTTCAAGCGGATCGCGGTCTTTTATCAATATGACGCCTATGGTTTCGATGGGCTGCGCGGGGCGGAACTCGCCCTGAAAGCCTACCATCTGGTGCCGGTGGCCACCGGCACCTATCTGCGCGGCACCCTGAACGTGGAAGACGGCCTCGAAAAGATCATGGCGGCCGAGGCCGAAGCCGTGGTCATGATCGGCACCTACGAGCCGTGTGCCCGTTTTATCCAGCTGGCCGTATCCAGGGGATTCAAACCCACCTTCTACAACGTCTCTTTCGTAGGGGCCAATGAATTGATCCGTCGCCTGGGAAATGACGCCCAAGGCGTCATCATCACCCAGGTGGTGCCGCCGCCCGAACCCATGGACAATGGAGAATCCCTGTGGGGGGCCGCTGAGTATGTCCAGCGGTTGAAGACGTACTTTCCGACGGACCCGCCCAACTTCGTCAGCTTCGAAGGGTATGTCAACGCCAAGGTCCTGGTGGAAGGGCTGCGGCGGGCGGGCCCCCAGGTGGACCGGGAGCGATTTATCGATGCCATTGAATCGATCCAGGACATCGATCTGGGCATCGCCAACACGCTCTCTTTCAGTCCAACCGACCACCAGGGGCTGGAGCGGGTTTACTTCACCGTTTTCGAGAACGGGCGGTTCGTATGGTTGAAAGATTGATCGCCCGCCTGCGCGACAGCAGCCTCAAAAATAAAATCTTTATCTCGACGACCCTGGTCATCTTGTTGATCAGCGTCTTCATCGCCTTGTTCACCCGCTGGATTCTTATTTCGAGCCTGACTTCGGAGCTGCAGCAACGGGGTCTTGGCATCGCCAGCAGCATCGCCGAAAGTGCCCGCAGCTACATCCTCACCAAGGATATTCCCCAGTTGACCAGCCTGATCATCGATGCCCGCTTAGGCGAACGGCGCCTGCTGGTTGCCTACGTGTTCGTGTCGGACAAGCAGGACAACGTGTTGGCCCACACCTTCATGTCGCCT from Desulfatitalea tepidiphila carries:
- a CDS encoding RelA/SpoT family protein, producing the protein MIRISDIIDKIYDYNPDADLDLIDRAYVFSAKVHDGQVRLSGEPYLSHPLEVAGILAELRLDVVSVAAGLLHDVIEDTHATAEEIEQMFGREVRHIVSGVTKLSTLPFSSAQAREAESIRKMLLAMADDIRVILIKLADRMHNMRTLQYHSSKVKQRKIAQETLDIYAPIASRLGIFWIKNELENIAFKYIHPEEFERIESLVAKGKEERDKYVETVKSFIRRKMDENSLHGEVLGRYKNTYSIYQKMIQQNLEFEEIYDIIAFRIILDTIPQCYEALGLVHALWKPIAKKFKDYIGMPKPNMYQSLHTTVIGPYGERMEIQIRTRDMDQVAKAGIAAHWSYKEGKTADPKTAEAFAWVQNIVENQANIKDPDEFLENVRIDLFPDDVYVFTPKGQIKSLPKGATPVDFAYAIHSEVGDQCVGAKVNGRMVPLKYQLQTGESVAVITQKGHQPSKDWLSFVKTVKARSKIRQWIKTQEKERSLTLGREMCEKAFRKVRMNFAVLSKSPEMDKVVEDFGFKNLDDLIIAVGYGKITPLQLVRKLMPKSEESDEHHTLLNRLMDKVRKKKIGSGVIVKGVDDMLVRFGKCCQPVPGDPIVGFITRGFGVTVHRAGCVNVIKANPERLIEVEWDTATREPFPVKIKIRAMDRVGLLADVAACISKAGANILSANTQTLENKAVNSFFTLEVADTEQLTQVMAGLKKIRQVIDAQRVS
- a CDS encoding ABC transporter substrate-binding protein, which encodes MPSASARLRTLPAIPAVTFLLVLLWLWGLAGCSAERAADHTDTGRVGIRSDEILVGASLALEGHASYLGVQTLHGALAYLHHINDSGGVYGRRIRVIHYDDSYDPPRCVLNTQRLVIEDKVFALFCYVGTPTTVKVIPLVQEARIPLVGMFTGAQALRDPVHRYLINVRASYYQETGAAVEYLVEKQGFKRIAVFYQYDAYGFDGLRGAELALKAYHLVPVATGTYLRGTLNVEDGLEKIMAAEAEAVVMIGTYEPCARFIQLAVSRGFKPTFYNVSFVGANELIRRLGNDAQGVIITQVVPPPEPMDNGESLWGAAEYVQRLKTYFPTDPPNFVSFEGYVNAKVLVEGLRRAGPQVDRERFIDAIESIQDIDLGIANTLSFSPTDHQGLERVYFTVFENGRFVWLKD